One Chrysiogenia bacterium genomic region harbors:
- a CDS encoding serine/threonine protein kinase: MGVVYRALDPKIGREIALKTILTGVTPQSENYAELHRRLEREARAAGALNHPNIVTVYDVGEWEGAFFIAMEFVDGTPLDRIVKGGDPLPLEKINDLIKQIARALDYAHAKGVVHRDIKPANLILDGHGQIKVADFGVARLQSGSITQEGGRVGSPSYMSPEQIQAEEIDGRTDFFSLGVVFYQLLTGRKPFRGKNIAAITHAICNKEPIAPIKYNTQIPRRINQIVLRLLAKEREERYQNGAELCNDLDALDQIDLSSVTLDYGAPPPREDTMRDRTPTPAPRNDIHTLFRNITSDVRGFSVGDPTGPRGRVVRPRRQQEASKLSTGWIIALGAAAVGVAGLAYLLLG; this comes from the coding sequence ATGGGCGTCGTTTATCGCGCGCTCGACCCCAAGATCGGCCGCGAAATCGCGCTCAAGACGATCCTCACCGGCGTCACCCCCCAGAGCGAGAATTACGCCGAGCTCCACAGGCGCCTGGAGCGCGAGGCCCGCGCGGCCGGCGCCCTGAACCACCCCAACATCGTCACTGTCTACGACGTGGGCGAGTGGGAAGGCGCTTTCTTCATCGCGATGGAGTTTGTCGACGGCACGCCGCTCGACCGCATCGTCAAGGGCGGCGACCCGCTGCCGCTCGAGAAGATCAACGACCTCATCAAGCAGATCGCCCGCGCCCTCGACTACGCCCACGCCAAGGGCGTCGTCCACCGGGACATCAAGCCCGCCAACCTGATCCTCGACGGGCATGGCCAGATCAAGGTCGCCGACTTTGGCGTGGCGCGCCTGCAGAGCGGATCGATCACCCAGGAAGGCGGGCGCGTGGGCTCTCCGTCCTACATGAGCCCCGAGCAGATCCAGGCCGAGGAGATCGACGGGCGCACGGACTTCTTCAGCCTGGGCGTGGTCTTCTACCAACTGCTCACCGGTCGCAAGCCCTTCCGGGGCAAGAACATTGCCGCGATCACCCACGCCATCTGCAACAAGGAACCCATTGCGCCGATCAAGTACAACACGCAGATCCCCCGGCGCATCAACCAGATCGTGCTGAGGCTGCTCGCCAAGGAACGCGAGGAGCGCTACCAGAACGGCGCCGAGCTCTGCAACGACCTGGATGCGCTCGACCAGATCGATCTCTCGTCAGTGACCCTGGACTACGGCGCCCCGCCGCCACGCGAGGACACCATGCGCGACCGCACGCCCACGCCGGCGCCGCGCAACGACATCCACACGCTCTTCCGCAACATCACCAGCGACGTGCGCGGTTTCTCCGTGGGGGACCCCACCGGCCCGCGTGGCCGCGTGGTGCGCCCGCGCCGCCAGCAGGAAGCCAGCAAGCTCTCCACCGGGTGGATCATTGCCCTGGGCGCCGCCGCAGTCGGGGTCGCCGGCCTCGCCTACCTGCTGCTCGGATAG